The Pogona vitticeps strain Pit_001003342236 chromosome 3, PviZW2.1, whole genome shotgun sequence genome includes a window with the following:
- the MTERF4 gene encoding transcription termination factor 4, mitochondrial has translation MSSGALGRLCGQVLQRHSSIPFAYHCIQLSLKASVVARLCSFQHPGCRFHGTSSHEASVALHSFKVNSNESSQKLLEACTTSQVEQRRPDGVDHLNQIKSKLGKIADSFLDMGFSPAEIKDLFSLQSILSPQSILAVVSELFLLGISTDFILKALKKNPELLRMPEKHMTARAALLRKYGFTEGSLNHMANSFPMIFTLPVKRFVALEQLLRDNCLFTMEQISRILQLCPSILLEELSDVEYQFQFAYFRMGVKHKEITNSCYFQVPLERIKNRVIFLERLGRYQTPDKKGQTQVVNPKLKALIRASEHDFVTKIAHSSVEEYEIFKKLLAREKEEEWLEEAGMQNEESDSENDAERSDSE, from the exons ATGAGCAGCGGGGCGTTGGGGCGACTTTGTGGGCAG GTCTTACAGAGGCACAGTTCCATTCCCTTTGCCTATCATTGTATCCAGTTGTCTCTGAAAGCATCAGTGGTTGCTCGTTTGTGCTCTTTTCAGCACCCAGGCTGCAGATTTCATGGCACTAGTTCTCATGAAGCAAGTGTGGCCCTTCATAGTTTCAAAGTAAACAGCAATGAAAGCTCTCAGAAGCTTTTGGAAGCTTGCACTACCTCCCAAGTGGAACAGAGAAGACCAGATGGTGTGGACCActtgaatcaaatcaaatcaaagctaGGGAAGATAGCAGATTCTTTCTTGGACATGGGATTCAGCCCTGCTGAGATAAAGGACTTGTTCAGCTTGCAGTCCATATTATCACCTCAGTCCATATTGGCTGTAGTTTCAGAGCTGTTCCTCCTGGGTATAAGTACCGATTTCATATTGAAGGCCCTAAAGAAGAACCCTGAACTGTTAAGAATGCCAGAAAAGCATATGACGGCTCGTGCAGCTCTTCTGCGGAAATATGGCTTTACAGAag GTAGCCTGAACCATATGGCAAATAGTTTTCCAATGATCTTTACACTGCCTGTAAAGAGATTTGTGGCCCTGGAACAGCTCCTCAGAGACAACTGTCTCTTCACAATGGAGCAGATATCAAGAATTTTACAGTTGTGCCCATCTATACTGCTAGAGGAACTAAGTGACGTGGAGTACCAGTTCCAG TTTGCATATTTCAGGATGGGAGTTAAGCACAAAGAAATCACAAATTCTTGCTACTTCCAAGTACCACTGGAAAGGATAAAGAACCGGGTCATTTTCTTGGAGCGCTTGGGACGCTATCAGACTCCTGACAAAAAAGGACAAACTCAGGTTGTCAATCCCAAACTGAAAGCCTTAATCAGAGCATCAGAACATGACTTTGTGACGAAAATAGCCCACTCCTCTGTTGAGGAGTATGAGATTTTTAAGAAACTGCTGGCTcgtgaaaaggaggaggagtggtTAGAAGAGGCAGGAATGCAAAATGAAGAGTCGGATTCTGAGAATGATGCAGAAAGATCTGATTCAGAATAA